The following coding sequences are from one Vulpes vulpes isolate BD-2025 chromosome 12, VulVul3, whole genome shotgun sequence window:
- the PPP2R1B gene encoding serine/threonine-protein phosphatase 2A 65 kDa regulatory subunit A beta isoform isoform X6: MAGAAGPGTGPGAAGGDGDDSLYPIAVLIDELRNEDVQLRLNSIKKLSTIALALGVERTRTELLPFLTDTIYDEDEVLLALAEQLGNFTGLVGGPDFAHCLLTPSGNCHLGHEILAVLQKSCLQPPLESLATVEETVVRDKAVESLRQISQEHTPVALEAHFVPLVKRLASGDWFTSRTSACGLFSVCYPRASNAVKAEIRQHFRSLCSDDTPMVRRAAASKLGEFAKVLELDSVKSEIVPLFTNLASDEQDSVRLLAVEACVSIAQLLSQEDLEALVMPTLRQAAEDKSWRVRYMVADKFSELQKAVGPKITLHDLIPAFQNLLKDCEAEVRAAAAHKVKELCENLPTEGRETIIMNQILPYIKELVSDTNQHVKSALASVIMGLSTILGKENTIEHLLPLFLAQLKDECPEVRLNIISNLDCVNEVIGIRQLSQSLLPAIVELAEDAKWRVRLAIIEYMPLLAGQLGVEFFDEKLNSLCMAWLVDHVYAIREAATNNLMKLVQKFGTEWAQNTIVPKVLVMANDPNYLHRMTTLFCINALSEACGQEITTKQMLPIVLKMAGDQVANVRFNVAKSLQKIGPILDTDALQEEVKPVLQKLGQDEDMDVKYFAQEAISVLALA, from the exons ATGGCGGGCGCAGCGGGGCCCGGGACCGGCCCGGGGGCAGCGGGAGGAGATGGAGACGATTCGCTCTACCCGATCGCGGTTTTAATCGACGAGCTCCGCAATGAGGACGTGCAG CTCCGTCTCAACAGTATTAAGAAGTTATCAACAATTGCTCTAGCGCTTGGAGTCGAAAGGACGCGAACAGAACTGCTGCCATTCCTTACGG ATACAATTTATGATGAAGATGAGGTACTGTTAGCTCTTGCTGAGCAACTGGGAAATTTCACTGGCCTGGTGGGAGGTCCTGACTTTGCCCACTGTTTGCTG ACACCATCTGGGAATTGCCATCTGGGACATGAGATCTTGGCTGTCCTACAGAAGTCGTGTCTTCAG CCTCCTTTGGAAAGTTTGGCAACTGTGGAAGAGACTGTGGTTCGAGACAAGGCTGTGGAGTCCCTGAGGCAGATCTCCCAGGAGCATACTCCTGTTGCTTTGGAAGCACATTTTGTACCTCTGGTGAAACGCCTGGCGAGTGGTGATTGGTTCACTTCTCGCACATCTGCATGTGGTTTGTTCAGCGTTTGCTATCCCAGGGCGTCAAATGCTGTCAAGGCAGAGATTAGACA GCACTTCCGTTCCTTGTGCTCAGATGACACTCCAATGGTACGACGTGCTGCCGCTTCCAAACTGGGCGAATTTGCAAAAGTTTTGGAATTAGACAGTGTGAAAAGTGAAATTGTTCCACTGTTCACTAATCTAGCTTCAGATGAACAG GATTCAGTGCGTCTCCTAGCTGTGGAAGCCTGTGTCAGCATTGCTCAGTTACTGTCTCAAGAGGACCTCGAGGCTTTGGTGATGCCTACGCTTCGGCAAGCAGCAGAAGATAAATCTTGGAGGGTCCGCTACATGGTAGCTGATAAGTTTTCAGAG CTCCAGAAAGCTGTGGGCCCTAAAATCACCTTACACGACCTCATCCCCGCCTTTCAGAACCTACTTAAAGACTGTGAAGCTGAAGTCCGAGCAGCTGCTGCCCACAAAGTAAAAG AACTTTGTGAGAACTTGCCCACTGAAGGTAGAGAGACCATAATTATGAATCAAATTCTGCCCTATATAAAG gaattagtATCTGATACAAATCAACACGTCAAATCAGCTCTAGCTTCTGTAATTATGGGATTGTCTACCATTTTGGGCAAAGAGAATACCATTGAACATCTTCTACCTCTCTTTTTAGCTCAGTTAAAGGATGAG TGTCCAGAAGTTCGTTTGAATATCATCTCTAATTTGGATTGTGTAAATGAAGTGATTGGGATCCGTCAACTTTCTCAGTCTCTCCTTCCTGCCATAGTGGAGCTGGCTGAAGATGCCAAGTGGAGAGTCAGGCTGGCCATCATTGAGTATATGCCACTGCTGGCGGGCCAGCTG GGTGTGGAGTTCTTTGACGAAAAGCTGAATTCTTTATGTATGGCCTGGCTTGTGGACCATG TGTACGCCATCCGGGAAGCTGCCACCAACAACCTCATGAAACTTGTTCAGAAGTTTGGTACAGAGTGGGCCCAGAATACCATCGTTCCCAAAGTGCTAGTAATGGCAAATGATCCTAATTACTTGCACAGAATGACCACTTTATTCTGCATTAAT GCGCTGTCTGAAGCCTGCGGGCAGGAAATCACCACTAAGCAGATGTTGCCTATCGTGTTGAAAATGGCAGGAGACCAAGTAGCAAATGTCCGTTTCAATGTGGCCAAATCTCTTCAGAAAATTGGACCAATTCTAGATACTGA TGCTCTGCAGGAGGAAGTGAAGCCAGTGCTACAGAAGTTAGGTCAAGATGAGGACATGGATGTCAAATACTTTGCACAGGAAGCCATAAGTG TGCTTGCGTTGGCATAA
- the PPP2R1B gene encoding serine/threonine-protein phosphatase 2A 65 kDa regulatory subunit A beta isoform isoform X2 encodes MAGAAGPGTGPGAAGGDGDDSLYPIAVLIDELRNEDVQLRLNSIKKLSTIALALGVERTRTELLPFLTDTIYDEDEVLLALAEQLGNFTGLVGGPDFAHCLLPPLESLATVEETVVRDKAVESLRQISQEHTPVALEAHFVPLVKRLASGDWFTSRTSACGLFSVCYPRASNAVKAEIRQHFRSLCSDDTPMVRRAAASKLGEFAKVLELDSVKSEIVPLFTNLASDEQDSVRLLAVEACVSIAQLLSQEDLEALVMPTLRQAAEDKSWRVRYMVADKFSELQKAVGPKITLHDLIPAFQNLLKDCEAEVRAAAAHKVKELCENLPTEGRETIIMNQILPYIKELVSDTNQHVKSALASVIMGLSTILGKENTIEHLLPLFLAQLKDECPEVRLNIISNLDCVNEVIGIRQLSQSLLPAIVELAEDAKWRVRLAIIEYMPLLAGQLGVEFFDEKLNSLCMAWLVDHVYAIREAATNNLMKLVQKFGTEWAQNTIVPKVLVMANDPNYLHRMTTLFCINALSEACGQEITTKQMLPIVLKMAGDQVANVRFNVAKSLQKIGPILDTDALQEEVKPVLQKLGQDEDMDVKYFAQEAISAVAQRLRKLDFPVKDSEEPSSPGADKNHFLRPRGPGEDTGKAHRERAARVAPEEAVGAARFRGTDAVKGPAYQLHVNTETHLPNWKLQN; translated from the exons ATGGCGGGCGCAGCGGGGCCCGGGACCGGCCCGGGGGCAGCGGGAGGAGATGGAGACGATTCGCTCTACCCGATCGCGGTTTTAATCGACGAGCTCCGCAATGAGGACGTGCAG CTCCGTCTCAACAGTATTAAGAAGTTATCAACAATTGCTCTAGCGCTTGGAGTCGAAAGGACGCGAACAGAACTGCTGCCATTCCTTACGG ATACAATTTATGATGAAGATGAGGTACTGTTAGCTCTTGCTGAGCAACTGGGAAATTTCACTGGCCTGGTGGGAGGTCCTGACTTTGCCCACTGTTTGCTG CCTCCTTTGGAAAGTTTGGCAACTGTGGAAGAGACTGTGGTTCGAGACAAGGCTGTGGAGTCCCTGAGGCAGATCTCCCAGGAGCATACTCCTGTTGCTTTGGAAGCACATTTTGTACCTCTGGTGAAACGCCTGGCGAGTGGTGATTGGTTCACTTCTCGCACATCTGCATGTGGTTTGTTCAGCGTTTGCTATCCCAGGGCGTCAAATGCTGTCAAGGCAGAGATTAGACA GCACTTCCGTTCCTTGTGCTCAGATGACACTCCAATGGTACGACGTGCTGCCGCTTCCAAACTGGGCGAATTTGCAAAAGTTTTGGAATTAGACAGTGTGAAAAGTGAAATTGTTCCACTGTTCACTAATCTAGCTTCAGATGAACAG GATTCAGTGCGTCTCCTAGCTGTGGAAGCCTGTGTCAGCATTGCTCAGTTACTGTCTCAAGAGGACCTCGAGGCTTTGGTGATGCCTACGCTTCGGCAAGCAGCAGAAGATAAATCTTGGAGGGTCCGCTACATGGTAGCTGATAAGTTTTCAGAG CTCCAGAAAGCTGTGGGCCCTAAAATCACCTTACACGACCTCATCCCCGCCTTTCAGAACCTACTTAAAGACTGTGAAGCTGAAGTCCGAGCAGCTGCTGCCCACAAAGTAAAAG AACTTTGTGAGAACTTGCCCACTGAAGGTAGAGAGACCATAATTATGAATCAAATTCTGCCCTATATAAAG gaattagtATCTGATACAAATCAACACGTCAAATCAGCTCTAGCTTCTGTAATTATGGGATTGTCTACCATTTTGGGCAAAGAGAATACCATTGAACATCTTCTACCTCTCTTTTTAGCTCAGTTAAAGGATGAG TGTCCAGAAGTTCGTTTGAATATCATCTCTAATTTGGATTGTGTAAATGAAGTGATTGGGATCCGTCAACTTTCTCAGTCTCTCCTTCCTGCCATAGTGGAGCTGGCTGAAGATGCCAAGTGGAGAGTCAGGCTGGCCATCATTGAGTATATGCCACTGCTGGCGGGCCAGCTG GGTGTGGAGTTCTTTGACGAAAAGCTGAATTCTTTATGTATGGCCTGGCTTGTGGACCATG TGTACGCCATCCGGGAAGCTGCCACCAACAACCTCATGAAACTTGTTCAGAAGTTTGGTACAGAGTGGGCCCAGAATACCATCGTTCCCAAAGTGCTAGTAATGGCAAATGATCCTAATTACTTGCACAGAATGACCACTTTATTCTGCATTAAT GCGCTGTCTGAAGCCTGCGGGCAGGAAATCACCACTAAGCAGATGTTGCCTATCGTGTTGAAAATGGCAGGAGACCAAGTAGCAAATGTCCGTTTCAATGTGGCCAAATCTCTTCAGAAAATTGGACCAATTCTAGATACTGA TGCTCTGCAGGAGGAAGTGAAGCCAGTGCTACAGAAGTTAGGTCAAGATGAGGACATGGATGTCAAATACTTTGCACAGGAAGCCATAAGTG CGGTGGCCCAGAGACTGAGGAAGCTAGATTTCCCTGTGAAGGACAGTGAGgagcccagcagccctggggctgACAAGAACCACTTCCTGAGACCCAGAGGGCCTGGAGAGGACACCGGGAAG
- the PPP2R1B gene encoding serine/threonine-protein phosphatase 2A 65 kDa regulatory subunit A beta isoform isoform X5, giving the protein MAGAAGPGTGPGAAGGDGDDSLYPIAVLIDELRNEDVQLRLNSIKKLSTIALALGVERTRTELLPFLTDTIYDEDEVLLALAEQLGNFTGLVGGPDFAHCLLPPLESLATVEETVVRDKAVESLRQISQEHTPVALEAHFVPLVKRLASGDWFTSRTSACGLFSVCYPRASNAVKAEIRQHFRSLCSDDTPMVRRAAASKLGEFAKVLELDSVKSEIVPLFTNLASDEQDSVRLLAVEACVSIAQLLSQEDLEALVMPTLRQAAEDKSWRVRYMVADKFSELQKAVGPKITLHDLIPAFQNLLKDCEAEVRAAAAHKVKELCENLPTEGRETIIMNQILPYIKELVSDTNQHVKSALASVIMGLSTILGKENTIEHLLPLFLAQLKDECPEVRLNIISNLDCVNEVIGIRQLSQSLLPAIVELAEDAKWRVRLAIIEYMPLLAGQLGVEFFDEKLNSLCMAWLVDHVYAIREAATNNLMKLVQKFGTEWAQNTIVPKVLVMANDPNYLHRMTTLFCINALSEACGQEITTKQMLPIVLKMAGDQVANVRFNVAKSLQKIGPILDTDALQEEVKPVLQKLGQDEDMDVKYFAQEAISAVAQRLRKLDFPVKDSEEPSSPGADKNHFLRPRGPGEDTGKS; this is encoded by the exons ATGGCGGGCGCAGCGGGGCCCGGGACCGGCCCGGGGGCAGCGGGAGGAGATGGAGACGATTCGCTCTACCCGATCGCGGTTTTAATCGACGAGCTCCGCAATGAGGACGTGCAG CTCCGTCTCAACAGTATTAAGAAGTTATCAACAATTGCTCTAGCGCTTGGAGTCGAAAGGACGCGAACAGAACTGCTGCCATTCCTTACGG ATACAATTTATGATGAAGATGAGGTACTGTTAGCTCTTGCTGAGCAACTGGGAAATTTCACTGGCCTGGTGGGAGGTCCTGACTTTGCCCACTGTTTGCTG CCTCCTTTGGAAAGTTTGGCAACTGTGGAAGAGACTGTGGTTCGAGACAAGGCTGTGGAGTCCCTGAGGCAGATCTCCCAGGAGCATACTCCTGTTGCTTTGGAAGCACATTTTGTACCTCTGGTGAAACGCCTGGCGAGTGGTGATTGGTTCACTTCTCGCACATCTGCATGTGGTTTGTTCAGCGTTTGCTATCCCAGGGCGTCAAATGCTGTCAAGGCAGAGATTAGACA GCACTTCCGTTCCTTGTGCTCAGATGACACTCCAATGGTACGACGTGCTGCCGCTTCCAAACTGGGCGAATTTGCAAAAGTTTTGGAATTAGACAGTGTGAAAAGTGAAATTGTTCCACTGTTCACTAATCTAGCTTCAGATGAACAG GATTCAGTGCGTCTCCTAGCTGTGGAAGCCTGTGTCAGCATTGCTCAGTTACTGTCTCAAGAGGACCTCGAGGCTTTGGTGATGCCTACGCTTCGGCAAGCAGCAGAAGATAAATCTTGGAGGGTCCGCTACATGGTAGCTGATAAGTTTTCAGAG CTCCAGAAAGCTGTGGGCCCTAAAATCACCTTACACGACCTCATCCCCGCCTTTCAGAACCTACTTAAAGACTGTGAAGCTGAAGTCCGAGCAGCTGCTGCCCACAAAGTAAAAG AACTTTGTGAGAACTTGCCCACTGAAGGTAGAGAGACCATAATTATGAATCAAATTCTGCCCTATATAAAG gaattagtATCTGATACAAATCAACACGTCAAATCAGCTCTAGCTTCTGTAATTATGGGATTGTCTACCATTTTGGGCAAAGAGAATACCATTGAACATCTTCTACCTCTCTTTTTAGCTCAGTTAAAGGATGAG TGTCCAGAAGTTCGTTTGAATATCATCTCTAATTTGGATTGTGTAAATGAAGTGATTGGGATCCGTCAACTTTCTCAGTCTCTCCTTCCTGCCATAGTGGAGCTGGCTGAAGATGCCAAGTGGAGAGTCAGGCTGGCCATCATTGAGTATATGCCACTGCTGGCGGGCCAGCTG GGTGTGGAGTTCTTTGACGAAAAGCTGAATTCTTTATGTATGGCCTGGCTTGTGGACCATG TGTACGCCATCCGGGAAGCTGCCACCAACAACCTCATGAAACTTGTTCAGAAGTTTGGTACAGAGTGGGCCCAGAATACCATCGTTCCCAAAGTGCTAGTAATGGCAAATGATCCTAATTACTTGCACAGAATGACCACTTTATTCTGCATTAAT GCGCTGTCTGAAGCCTGCGGGCAGGAAATCACCACTAAGCAGATGTTGCCTATCGTGTTGAAAATGGCAGGAGACCAAGTAGCAAATGTCCGTTTCAATGTGGCCAAATCTCTTCAGAAAATTGGACCAATTCTAGATACTGA TGCTCTGCAGGAGGAAGTGAAGCCAGTGCTACAGAAGTTAGGTCAAGATGAGGACATGGATGTCAAATACTTTGCACAGGAAGCCATAAGTG CGGTGGCCCAGAGACTGAGGAAGCTAGATTTCCCTGTGAAGGACAGTGAGgagcccagcagccctggggctgACAAGAACCACTTCCTGAGACCCAGAGGGCCTGGAGAGGACACCGGGAAG
- the PPP2R1B gene encoding serine/threonine-protein phosphatase 2A 65 kDa regulatory subunit A beta isoform isoform X1, which produces MAGAAGPGTGPGAAGGDGDDSLYPIAVLIDELRNEDVQLRLNSIKKLSTIALALGVERTRTELLPFLTDTIYDEDEVLLALAEQLGNFTGLVGGPDFAHCLLTPSGNCHLGHEILAVLQKSCLQPPLESLATVEETVVRDKAVESLRQISQEHTPVALEAHFVPLVKRLASGDWFTSRTSACGLFSVCYPRASNAVKAEIRQHFRSLCSDDTPMVRRAAASKLGEFAKVLELDSVKSEIVPLFTNLASDEQDSVRLLAVEACVSIAQLLSQEDLEALVMPTLRQAAEDKSWRVRYMVADKFSELQKAVGPKITLHDLIPAFQNLLKDCEAEVRAAAAHKVKELCENLPTEGRETIIMNQILPYIKELVSDTNQHVKSALASVIMGLSTILGKENTIEHLLPLFLAQLKDECPEVRLNIISNLDCVNEVIGIRQLSQSLLPAIVELAEDAKWRVRLAIIEYMPLLAGQLGVEFFDEKLNSLCMAWLVDHVYAIREAATNNLMKLVQKFGTEWAQNTIVPKVLVMANDPNYLHRMTTLFCINALSEACGQEITTKQMLPIVLKMAGDQVANVRFNVAKSLQKIGPILDTDALQEEVKPVLQKLGQDEDMDVKYFAQEAISAVAQRLRKLDFPVKDSEEPSSPGADKNHFLRPRGPGEDTGKVSAVDTWIPSSGAEVDMVPWPGIPAGSH; this is translated from the exons ATGGCGGGCGCAGCGGGGCCCGGGACCGGCCCGGGGGCAGCGGGAGGAGATGGAGACGATTCGCTCTACCCGATCGCGGTTTTAATCGACGAGCTCCGCAATGAGGACGTGCAG CTCCGTCTCAACAGTATTAAGAAGTTATCAACAATTGCTCTAGCGCTTGGAGTCGAAAGGACGCGAACAGAACTGCTGCCATTCCTTACGG ATACAATTTATGATGAAGATGAGGTACTGTTAGCTCTTGCTGAGCAACTGGGAAATTTCACTGGCCTGGTGGGAGGTCCTGACTTTGCCCACTGTTTGCTG ACACCATCTGGGAATTGCCATCTGGGACATGAGATCTTGGCTGTCCTACAGAAGTCGTGTCTTCAG CCTCCTTTGGAAAGTTTGGCAACTGTGGAAGAGACTGTGGTTCGAGACAAGGCTGTGGAGTCCCTGAGGCAGATCTCCCAGGAGCATACTCCTGTTGCTTTGGAAGCACATTTTGTACCTCTGGTGAAACGCCTGGCGAGTGGTGATTGGTTCACTTCTCGCACATCTGCATGTGGTTTGTTCAGCGTTTGCTATCCCAGGGCGTCAAATGCTGTCAAGGCAGAGATTAGACA GCACTTCCGTTCCTTGTGCTCAGATGACACTCCAATGGTACGACGTGCTGCCGCTTCCAAACTGGGCGAATTTGCAAAAGTTTTGGAATTAGACAGTGTGAAAAGTGAAATTGTTCCACTGTTCACTAATCTAGCTTCAGATGAACAG GATTCAGTGCGTCTCCTAGCTGTGGAAGCCTGTGTCAGCATTGCTCAGTTACTGTCTCAAGAGGACCTCGAGGCTTTGGTGATGCCTACGCTTCGGCAAGCAGCAGAAGATAAATCTTGGAGGGTCCGCTACATGGTAGCTGATAAGTTTTCAGAG CTCCAGAAAGCTGTGGGCCCTAAAATCACCTTACACGACCTCATCCCCGCCTTTCAGAACCTACTTAAAGACTGTGAAGCTGAAGTCCGAGCAGCTGCTGCCCACAAAGTAAAAG AACTTTGTGAGAACTTGCCCACTGAAGGTAGAGAGACCATAATTATGAATCAAATTCTGCCCTATATAAAG gaattagtATCTGATACAAATCAACACGTCAAATCAGCTCTAGCTTCTGTAATTATGGGATTGTCTACCATTTTGGGCAAAGAGAATACCATTGAACATCTTCTACCTCTCTTTTTAGCTCAGTTAAAGGATGAG TGTCCAGAAGTTCGTTTGAATATCATCTCTAATTTGGATTGTGTAAATGAAGTGATTGGGATCCGTCAACTTTCTCAGTCTCTCCTTCCTGCCATAGTGGAGCTGGCTGAAGATGCCAAGTGGAGAGTCAGGCTGGCCATCATTGAGTATATGCCACTGCTGGCGGGCCAGCTG GGTGTGGAGTTCTTTGACGAAAAGCTGAATTCTTTATGTATGGCCTGGCTTGTGGACCATG TGTACGCCATCCGGGAAGCTGCCACCAACAACCTCATGAAACTTGTTCAGAAGTTTGGTACAGAGTGGGCCCAGAATACCATCGTTCCCAAAGTGCTAGTAATGGCAAATGATCCTAATTACTTGCACAGAATGACCACTTTATTCTGCATTAAT GCGCTGTCTGAAGCCTGCGGGCAGGAAATCACCACTAAGCAGATGTTGCCTATCGTGTTGAAAATGGCAGGAGACCAAGTAGCAAATGTCCGTTTCAATGTGGCCAAATCTCTTCAGAAAATTGGACCAATTCTAGATACTGA TGCTCTGCAGGAGGAAGTGAAGCCAGTGCTACAGAAGTTAGGTCAAGATGAGGACATGGATGTCAAATACTTTGCACAGGAAGCCATAAGTG CGGTGGCCCAGAGACTGAGGAAGCTAGATTTCCCTGTGAAGGACAGTGAGgagcccagcagccctggggctgACAAGAACCACTTCCTGAGACCCAGAGGGCCTGGAGAGGACACCGGGAAGGTAAGTGCTGTTGACACCTGGATCCCCTCCTCTGGGGCTGAGGTGGACATGGTCCCGTGGCCTGGCATTCCGGCAGGTAGCCACTGA
- the PPP2R1B gene encoding serine/threonine-protein phosphatase 2A 65 kDa regulatory subunit A beta isoform isoform X7, with the protein MAGAAGPGTGPGAAGGDGDDSLYPIAVLIDELRNEDVQLRLNSIKKLSTIALALGVERTRTELLPFLTDTIYDEDEVLLALAEQLGNFTGLVGGPDFAHCLLPPLESLATVEETVVRDKAVESLRQISQEHTPVALEAHFVPLVKRLASGDWFTSRTSACGLFSVCYPRASNAVKAEIRQHFRSLCSDDTPMVRRAAASKLGEFAKVLELDSVKSEIVPLFTNLASDEQDSVRLLAVEACVSIAQLLSQEDLEALVMPTLRQAAEDKSWRVRYMVADKFSELQKAVGPKITLHDLIPAFQNLLKDCEAEVRAAAAHKVKELCENLPTEGRETIIMNQILPYIKELVSDTNQHVKSALASVIMGLSTILGKENTIEHLLPLFLAQLKDECPEVRLNIISNLDCVNEVIGIRQLSQSLLPAIVELAEDAKWRVRLAIIEYMPLLAGQLGVEFFDEKLNSLCMAWLVDHVYAIREAATNNLMKLVQKFGTEWAQNTIVPKVLVMANDPNYLHRMTTLFCINALSEACGQEITTKQMLPIVLKMAGDQVANVRFNVAKSLQKIGPILDTDALQEEVKPVLQKLGQDEDMDVKYFAQEAISVLALA; encoded by the exons ATGGCGGGCGCAGCGGGGCCCGGGACCGGCCCGGGGGCAGCGGGAGGAGATGGAGACGATTCGCTCTACCCGATCGCGGTTTTAATCGACGAGCTCCGCAATGAGGACGTGCAG CTCCGTCTCAACAGTATTAAGAAGTTATCAACAATTGCTCTAGCGCTTGGAGTCGAAAGGACGCGAACAGAACTGCTGCCATTCCTTACGG ATACAATTTATGATGAAGATGAGGTACTGTTAGCTCTTGCTGAGCAACTGGGAAATTTCACTGGCCTGGTGGGAGGTCCTGACTTTGCCCACTGTTTGCTG CCTCCTTTGGAAAGTTTGGCAACTGTGGAAGAGACTGTGGTTCGAGACAAGGCTGTGGAGTCCCTGAGGCAGATCTCCCAGGAGCATACTCCTGTTGCTTTGGAAGCACATTTTGTACCTCTGGTGAAACGCCTGGCGAGTGGTGATTGGTTCACTTCTCGCACATCTGCATGTGGTTTGTTCAGCGTTTGCTATCCCAGGGCGTCAAATGCTGTCAAGGCAGAGATTAGACA GCACTTCCGTTCCTTGTGCTCAGATGACACTCCAATGGTACGACGTGCTGCCGCTTCCAAACTGGGCGAATTTGCAAAAGTTTTGGAATTAGACAGTGTGAAAAGTGAAATTGTTCCACTGTTCACTAATCTAGCTTCAGATGAACAG GATTCAGTGCGTCTCCTAGCTGTGGAAGCCTGTGTCAGCATTGCTCAGTTACTGTCTCAAGAGGACCTCGAGGCTTTGGTGATGCCTACGCTTCGGCAAGCAGCAGAAGATAAATCTTGGAGGGTCCGCTACATGGTAGCTGATAAGTTTTCAGAG CTCCAGAAAGCTGTGGGCCCTAAAATCACCTTACACGACCTCATCCCCGCCTTTCAGAACCTACTTAAAGACTGTGAAGCTGAAGTCCGAGCAGCTGCTGCCCACAAAGTAAAAG AACTTTGTGAGAACTTGCCCACTGAAGGTAGAGAGACCATAATTATGAATCAAATTCTGCCCTATATAAAG gaattagtATCTGATACAAATCAACACGTCAAATCAGCTCTAGCTTCTGTAATTATGGGATTGTCTACCATTTTGGGCAAAGAGAATACCATTGAACATCTTCTACCTCTCTTTTTAGCTCAGTTAAAGGATGAG TGTCCAGAAGTTCGTTTGAATATCATCTCTAATTTGGATTGTGTAAATGAAGTGATTGGGATCCGTCAACTTTCTCAGTCTCTCCTTCCTGCCATAGTGGAGCTGGCTGAAGATGCCAAGTGGAGAGTCAGGCTGGCCATCATTGAGTATATGCCACTGCTGGCGGGCCAGCTG GGTGTGGAGTTCTTTGACGAAAAGCTGAATTCTTTATGTATGGCCTGGCTTGTGGACCATG TGTACGCCATCCGGGAAGCTGCCACCAACAACCTCATGAAACTTGTTCAGAAGTTTGGTACAGAGTGGGCCCAGAATACCATCGTTCCCAAAGTGCTAGTAATGGCAAATGATCCTAATTACTTGCACAGAATGACCACTTTATTCTGCATTAAT GCGCTGTCTGAAGCCTGCGGGCAGGAAATCACCACTAAGCAGATGTTGCCTATCGTGTTGAAAATGGCAGGAGACCAAGTAGCAAATGTCCGTTTCAATGTGGCCAAATCTCTTCAGAAAATTGGACCAATTCTAGATACTGA TGCTCTGCAGGAGGAAGTGAAGCCAGTGCTACAGAAGTTAGGTCAAGATGAGGACATGGATGTCAAATACTTTGCACAGGAAGCCATAAGTG TGCTTGCGTTGGCATAA